The Argonema galeatum A003/A1 genome contains the following window.
CCCCAAAAGTACCTCCAAGTTTTGGGCTACTTTAGTGCAAATTAAACGTAACGGATCTCAACCGCCGTTCTTCTTTCATGCAGGCGGTACTGGTGCGATCAGTTGGACTCAATTTGGTCGTCGTTTTACGAGCGATCGCCCCTTTTATGTTCTACAACATCCAGCCTTGGTCGGCAAATCTATGTCTGAGACTTCGATCGAACAAATGGCGGCTGATTGTGTTGAAGAAATCCGAGCTATCCAACCCAAAGGCCCTTATTTTATCGGAGGTCATTGTACTGGCGGGATTATTGCTTTCGAGATGGCTCATCAGCTTCGCGATCGAGGTGAAAAAATAGCCCTGCTTGCTTTAGTGGATGCCGACGCACCTATAGATTTACCGAAAGAAGATATATTATGGCAGAGCAAAGCATTCTTTTATAAATTGATTTTTTTGGTTTATGAAGCATATTATTCTTCTATTAATAAAGTTGTTTCATTTTATGAATTTTACAATTATTACCATGTGGATAAATTAAGAGAACGCGGACTGATAGGCAAAGTAACTTACATTGGCGATCGATTGTTCGAGAAAGTGAAATTGAAGTTGAAGTTGAATAAAGTGCTTCCTGACAAGGTTTTCAAAACCAAGATAGGCAAACATGAAAATAATCACGAGATTAATATGCCCAAATCAAGTGAGTTTGTTCCCCACCTACTTCGCTACCAAGAGGCTGCCAATATAAATCAAGCAGCTAAAGATAAGTATGTGCCGCGACTCTATGGAGGCAAAATCACTCTCTTTCGTGCCAGTATACAGAAATTAGAATGGCACTTCGGCCCTACATTAGGTTGGTCAGAACTAGCAGCGGATGAAGTGGAAAGCTACAAAATTCCAGGTCTTGCCGATCGCTTATTTGAACCGTTGTCTGTTCCCCTGTTAGTTGAAAAAGTGAAAGTTTCCTTAGATGAAGCACAAGCAGAGCAAACCAACTCGATCTCTGTGTAACTTTAGGCTCAGTAAAAGAGAACCGTAAGTTACTCAACTGTTGTTTGTAAGATAGTTTGTCTAATAATTCACCAGCATATCTTCTTTTTCGATATTATCATGTCAACCACCAATAAAGCGAGAAAATAATGCCGACCGCTGATGATGTCCAACTTGGTAATAACGTAAAAATTTTCCATCCAGATCTAGTCAATCTCTATGGTTGCACGATCGGCGACGAAACGAAAATTGGTACATTTGTGGAAATCCAAAAAAATGTTGTCGTCGGGTCGCGGGTTAAAATATCTTCGCATACCTTTATTTGCGAGGGCGTGACTATTGAGGATGAGGTTCTCATCGCTCATGGGGTCATGTTCACCAACGATCTCTACCCCCGCGCAACGAATGAAGATGGTAGCCTAAAAACTGATGACGATTGGGAAACTCTCAAGACGCTAGTGAAACGTAGAGCATCCATTGGCAGCAATGCCACCATCTTACCAAATGTGACGATCGGAGAAAATGCCATCGTAGGCTCTGGGGCAGTCGTGACTCGCGATGTCCCCGATTATGCGATCGTTGCTGGAGTACCCGCTCGACTCATCGGCGATGTCCGCCAGCCCTAAATATTCGGTACGTTGTTGCGCTTTAGCGCTCTTTAAGATAGCGCTAAAGCGCAACAACATACCTCAATGAACTCTAGTTCAGATACCCGACTTCGCCTTCACCAAACATCAGTCAAATCTAGAACAAATCCTAGTAGCAGATATTCCCCAGATACAGAGGTAGGATTATTTAATATTTCCACTTCTCTTTCATGCCTGTATATCTCAACTTTCCGATTTTTCCGATCGATTAGCCATCCCAAAATAGCACCATTTGCTATATATTCCCGCATCTTTTCTCGCAATGGTTCCATATTGTCAGATTTGGAACGCAATTCCACCACAAAATCTGGACAAATGGGAGCGAAACCTTCTTTTTCTGTGGGTGTGAGAGCTTCCCATCTTTCTAATTTAACCCAAGAGGCATCAGGCGATCGGTCTGCCCCGTTGGGCAATTGAAAACCACTAGAAGAATCAAATACTACCCCTAGTTTAGTTTGGCGGTTCCATAGCCAAAGCTGTCCTTCAATATCTAGGTTACGGTTGCCTGTCTCGCTTCCAGTTGGGGGCATAACTATTAATTCTCCTGTCGCTGTTCTCTCTAGCCTTAAGTCACGGTTGACGATCGCAATTTGTTGGAATTGTTCGTGAGTTACTTTGAAGGTTTGGGGAATGGCAATGGTGGGGTTGGGCATACTATACAACCTCGCGTATAAGTTATTATTTACTTTATTCTGTCATAAAAAGCAGTGAAATGACTGGAGAGCGATTTTTTTAGGCAATCGATGCAACCGGACATGATATAAGATGGGAAAAGGTTTACCACCGCAGAATAAATCAATTTCATGGCTAGTCAAAATGGAAACAATTAATATCGGTGTAATCGGCTATGGCTACTGGGGACCGAATCTGGTGCGGAATTTTGCTGACATACCAGAAACGCAGGTGATAGCAGTTAGCGATCGCA
Protein-coding sequences here:
- a CDS encoding acyltransferase encodes the protein MPTADDVQLGNNVKIFHPDLVNLYGCTIGDETKIGTFVEIQKNVVVGSRVKISSHTFICEGVTIEDEVLIAHGVMFTNDLYPRATNEDGSLKTDDDWETLKTLVKRRASIGSNATILPNVTIGENAIVGSGAVVTRDVPDYAIVAGVPARLIGDVRQP
- a CDS encoding Uma2 family endonuclease, with the translated sequence MPNPTIAIPQTFKVTHEQFQQIAIVNRDLRLERTATGELIVMPPTGSETGNRNLDIEGQLWLWNRQTKLGVVFDSSSGFQLPNGADRSPDASWVKLERWEALTPTEKEGFAPICPDFVVELRSKSDNMEPLREKMREYIANGAILGWLIDRKNRKVEIYRHEREVEILNNPTSVSGEYLLLGFVLDLTDVW